In Humulus lupulus chromosome 7, drHumLupu1.1, whole genome shotgun sequence, the following are encoded in one genomic region:
- the LOC133791831 gene encoding uncharacterized protein LOC133791831 translates to MFQVDIRKCTSQMIHLEVKAGRRQEGFFLTFVYAFNDANGRTLLWRDLKDLASRIRQPWVVLGDFNDILATEERVGNRTQGGGTLAFKECIVECKLADVKYLGCFFTWNNKQDKNSRIYSKLDRVMANQEWFIKYEFAEVLFLPEGNLDHSPAVLTVYLEVRGGVRPFKFFRMRQFASDYKQKVQASWDQPCTGVAMFKLVQKLKRLKSVLRDINKKEFGNISVVDTLAFQKLLRQQQNLQDDPLNAQLIKHEELARQEYSHIHKSYISFLHQKSKLDWLQKGDENTQLFHSSIRARRIRNRVYTIQDMNGNWVEHLGEVAKAFLIYYQQLLGSKLEGRRRVQPNIIRTGPVLTEAKAKLLVTLIYS, encoded by the coding sequence ATGTTTCAGGTGGATATTAGGAAGTGTACAAGTCAAATGATACATTTGGAGGTCAAGGCAGGTAGAAGACAGGAAGGATTTTTTCTTACGTTTGTTTATGCCTTTAATGATGCAAATGGTAGGACCTTACTTTGGAGAGATCTTAAAGACTTAGCAAGTAGAATTAGACAACCATGGGTGGTTCTAGGAGATTTTAATGATATCCTAGCTACAGAAGAACGAGTGGGGAACAGAACACAGGGAGGTGGGACTTTGGCCTTTAAAGAGTGCATAGTAGAATGCAAACTTGCAGATGTGAAATACTTGGGTTGTTTTTTCACTTGGAATAACAAGCAAGACAAAAATAGCAGAATATACTCCAAGCTGGATCGAGTAATGGCTAATCAAGAATGGTTCATCAAGTATGAATTTGCGGAGGTACTTTTCTTACCTGAAGGGAATTTAGATCATTCTCCTGCTGTACTAACAGTCTATCTAGAAGTACGAGGGGGTGTACGGCCTTTCAAATTTTTTCGTATGCGGCAATTTGCATCAGACTACAAACAAAAGGTACAAGCTAGTTGGGATCAGCCGTGTACTGGTGTTGCTATGTTTAAACTGGTTCAGAAATTGAAAAGGCTCAAAAGTGTACTCAGGGATATAAACAAGAAGGAGTTTGGTAATATTTCAGTTGTTGATACCTTAGCATTTCAAAAGTTACTTAGGCAGCAACAGAATCTACAGGATGACCCTTTGAATGCACAGCTAATAAAACATGAGGAATTGGCCAGGCAGGAATACTCACACATTCACAAAAGCTACATATCTTTTCTCCATCAGAAATCAAAGTTGGACTGGTTACAAAAAGGAGATGAAAATACCCAGCTTTTTCATTCAAGCATCCGAGCAAGGAGGATAAGAAATAGGGTCTATACAATACAAGATATGAATGGAAATTGGGTGGAACATCTTGGAGAGGTAGCTAAAGCCTTCCTAATCTACTATCAGCAGCTTCTGGGATCAAAGTTGGAAGGCAGGAGGAGAGTACAACCAAATATCATTAGAACTGGGCCTGTTTTAACAGAGGCAAAGGCTAAGTTGCTGGTGACTTTAATATACAGTTGA